A window from Dromaius novaehollandiae isolate bDroNov1 chromosome 1, bDroNov1.hap1, whole genome shotgun sequence encodes these proteins:
- the LOC112979291 gene encoding zinc finger protein 239-like, translating to MDQGEEQDQEALEEMHTGGEAGPLPGDHASADQQDLLAAGSRGGEEGSGGSHASQHSSSEAQFGGCEKEQEVAKPPCSDGSLVKRQEKGQATATRRAPRAERPTICSECGKGFSRSIHLIQHQRMHTGERPFLCGECGKGFSQSSHLIQHRRVHTGQKPYTCAECGKSFSQSSNLLKHQRIHTGLKPYVCGECGKIFSDSSTCIKHQRMHTGERPYKCPACGKSFSQRSHLLQHQRAHEGVRPYACGQCGKRFGQSSDLINHARTHTGEKPYKCSQCGRGFSGNSNLIKHTRIHTGEQPYHCSQCGESFRFQPQLVRHQKHHTE from the exons ATGGACCAAGGAGAAGAACAAGATCAAGAGGCCTTGGAGGAGATGCACACAG GTGGCGAGGCAGGTCCCCTTCCAGGAGATCATGCGAGTGCAGATCAGCAGGACTTGTTGGCAGCAGGGtccagaggaggagaggagggctcAGGGGGTAGCCATGCAAGTCAGCACAGTTCCTCAGAGGCACAGTTCGGTGGCTGTGAGAAGGAGCAAGAGGTGGCTAAGCCACCTTGCTCTGACGGCAGCCTggtgaaaagacaggaaaaaggacAAGCAACAGCCACACGGCGAGCCCCTCGTGCAGAGCGGCCCACCATCTGCTCCGAGTGTGGCAAGGGCTTCAGTCGGAGCATCCACCTCATCCAGCACCAGCGCATGCACACTGGGGAGCGCCCGTTCCTGTGCGGGGAGTGCGGCAAGGGCTTCAGCCAGAGCTCCCATCTCATCCAGCACCGGCGGGTCCACACAGGCCAAAAACCCTACACCTGTGCCGAGTGTGGAAAAAGCTTCAGCCAGAGCTCCAACCTCCTCAAGCACCAGCGCATCCACACCGGGCTCAAACCTTATGTGTGCGGCGAGTGTGGGAAAATCTTCAGTGACAGTTCCACCTGCATCAAACATCAACGCATGCACACAGGTGAGCGGCCCTACAAGTGTCCAGCCTGTGGGAAAAGCTTCAGCCAACGCTcccacctcctccagcaccagcgagCACATGAGGGGGTTCGGCCCTATGCTTGTGGGCAGTGTGGCAAGCGTTTTGGGCAGAGCTCTGACCTCATCAACCACGCTCGCACCCACACTGGTGAGAAGCCTTACAAATGCAGTCAGTGCGGCCGGGGCTTCAGCGGCAACTCCAACCTCATCAAGCACACCCGCATCCACACTGGTGAGCAGCCATACCACTGCAGCCAGTGTGGGGAAAGCTTTCGTTTCCAACCCCAGCTGGTGCGCCACCAGAAGCACCATACAGAGTAG